A genomic stretch from Onychostoma macrolepis isolate SWU-2019 chromosome 02, ASM1243209v1, whole genome shotgun sequence includes:
- the LOC131526767 gene encoding uncharacterized protein LOC131526767 has translation MDISSCPGQDCMVKGVVSPVIYHDDLRITQLDFHDTDTFEYMVLKADSLTIILLCHPPKAFSNFFSQLSELLSLACSMSSPVLLLGDFNIHVDVVFSNTTQLLSVFDCFNLSQHVNFPTHSHGHILDLICTSGVGICSISSSDTGISDHKLIDFHFSLPIHDKSVKTVISYRNCNNVDVTSFCSSIASSNLSDVFDLSSPSLILSNFNSILSDILSVHAPVKTRTVPSTHTSPWFTPDLHILKSSGQRLERLYRKTGLTVHHQAFLEHLKSYKSALHLARSSFVSAMINKASNRPKALFDTVNKLTKPPPNDIQLNSATPF, from the coding sequence ATGGATATAAGCAGTTGTCCAGGCCAAGACTGCATGGTAAAGGGGGTGGTCTCGCCTGTCATCTACCATGATGATCTCCGTATCACACAACTCGACTTCCACGACACCGatacatttgaatatatggTTCTGAAGGCTGACTCTCTTACTATCATCCTACTCTGTCATCCTCCTAAagcattttcaaactttttttcccaACTTAGTGAACTGTTATCCCTTGCCTGCTCCATGTCTTCTCCTGTTCTCCTGCTTGGTGACTTTAATATACATGTTGATGTTGTTTTCTCTAACACCACTCAACTACTGTCTGTTTTTGATTGCTTTAATTTGTCTCAGCATGTTAATTTTCCTACTCATTCTCATGGTCATATCCTTGATTTGATCTGTACCTCAGGGGTTGGTATTTGTTCCATCTCTTCCTCTGATACTGGTATCTCTGATCATAAACTCATAGACTTTCACTTTAGTTTGCCTATACATGATAAATCTGTAAAGACTGTTATATCCTACcgtaattgtaataatgttgatGTCACATCATTTTGTTCCTCTATTGCTTCCTCTaatctttctgatgtttttgaTTTATCTTCTCCTTCACTGATTCTTTCAAATTTTAACTCCatattatctgatattttgtCTGTACATGCTCCTGTTAAGACTAGAACTGTTCCTTCTACTCATACTTCTCCCTGGTTTACCCCCGACCTTCACATCCTCAAGAGCTCCGGTCAACGGCTTGAGCGTCTCTATAGGAAAACTGGCCTCACTGTTCATCACCAAGCCTTTCTTGAACATCTCAaaagttacaaatctgcctTACACTTAGCGCGCTCTAGTTTTGTTTCTGCCATGATTAATAAAGCTAGTAACAGGCCAAAAGCACTATTCGACACAGTAAATAAACTTACCAAACCCCCACCTAATGATATTCAGCTGAATTCTGCTACTCCTTTCTAA